A region of Vitis riparia cultivar Riparia Gloire de Montpellier isolate 1030 chromosome 1, EGFV_Vit.rip_1.0, whole genome shotgun sequence DNA encodes the following proteins:
- the LOC117911538 gene encoding auxin-responsive protein SAUR71-like: MGLIKKTWNRCKSFSHGRSSENIPRAPKKSKSWPRITVAAAAASLEDDKRVKKGRVAPEGCFSVYVGPEKQKFVIKTEYANHPLFKILLEEAELEYGYNSEGPLALPCNVEIFHKVLLEMDSSDKIHQGCTFPRSHSSYRLLSPSPMIAMNHF; encoded by the coding sequence ATGGGTCTGATCAAGAAGACATGGAACAGATGCAAATCCTTCAGCCACGGCAGGAGTTCAGAGAATATCCCCCGAGCTCCCAAGAAAAGCAAGTCATGGCCTCGCATCACCGTCGCCGCGGCCGCCGCCTCGCTTGAAGATGATAAGCGCGTAAAGAAAGGGCGGGTTGCGCCAGAAGGTTGCTTCTCAGTCTACGTAGGACCTGAGAAACAAAAGTTTGTGATAAAAACGGAGTACGCCAATCATCCTCTCTTCAAAATTCTCCTCGAAGAGGCCGAGCTAGAATATGGGTACAACAGCGAAGGCCCTCTTGCCCTCCCATGCAACGTCGAGATTTTTCACAAAGTGTTACTGGAAATGGACAGTTCTGATAAGATTCATCAGGGATGCACCTTCCCTAGGAGCCATAGCTCTTATCGCCTTCTCAGCCCATCTCCAATGATCGCCATGAATCACTTCTAA